In Janthinobacterium sp. 67, a genomic segment contains:
- a CDS encoding NrsF family protein: MKTDDLIAMLASGPDVAAASPPGTHWRDAGTLGAGLLASVALMAMLLGVRPNLEQLALLPDFWIKVGFVICLSLAAWHVSRRLCMPGAATRALPLLLAMPLLLMWALGAIIVQEAPPEQRAELFWGATWRSCPLLIALLSLPILAAVLRLMRQLAPTRLRLAGAAAGFAAGAMAALVYCLHCPELAASFVGVWYVLGMLVPTAIGSAIGPKVLAW, from the coding sequence ATGAAAACCGATGACTTGATCGCCATGCTGGCCAGCGGCCCCGACGTGGCAGCCGCGTCGCCGCCGGGCACGCACTGGCGCGATGCAGGCACCCTGGGCGCGGGCCTGCTGGCCAGCGTGGCGCTGATGGCCATGCTGCTGGGCGTGCGGCCCAACCTGGAACAACTGGCCCTGCTGCCCGATTTCTGGATCAAGGTTGGTTTCGTCATCTGCCTCTCCCTGGCGGCCTGGCACGTCAGCCGCCGCCTGTGCATGCCGGGCGCCGCTACACGCGCCCTGCCCCTGCTGCTCGCCATGCCCCTGCTGCTGATGTGGGCGCTGGGCGCCATCATCGTGCAGGAAGCCCCGCCAGAACAACGCGCCGAGCTGTTCTGGGGCGCCACCTGGCGCAGCTGCCCCTTGCTGATCGCCCTGCTGTCGCTGCCCATCCTGGCCGCCGTGCTGCGCCTGATGCGCCAACTGGCGCCCACGCGTTTGCGCCTGGCCGGCGCGGCCGCCGGTTTTGCCGCCGGCGCCATGGCGGCCCTCGTCTACTGCCTGCACTGCCCGGAGCTGGCCGCCAGCTTCGTCGGCGTCTGGTACGTGCTGGGCATGCTGGTGCCAACGGCCATCGGCTCGGCCATCGGCCCGAAAGTGCTGGCCTGGTAA
- a CDS encoding molybdopterin-dependent oxidoreductase: protein MLADALRQIKQPSRRLFLQRSLTLGGLSLLTGCNASDPSGIETALTAVSRMNDRVQGWLFDPSKLAPTYPDSMITRPFPFNAYYGEDEVEEVDGEAWRLELSGLIADKKAWTLPQLRALPQETQVTRHICVEGWSAIGKWGGVPFSHFLKRVGADTTAKYIGFKCADDYFTSIDMATALHPQTIMALSYDGQELPPKYGYPMKLRMPTKLGYKNPKHIQAIFVTNTYPGGYWENQGYNWFGGS, encoded by the coding sequence ATGCTGGCCGACGCCTTGCGTCAGATTAAACAGCCGTCGCGGCGCCTGTTCCTGCAGCGCAGCCTGACCCTGGGCGGCCTGTCCCTGCTGACGGGCTGCAACGCCAGCGACCCGTCCGGCATCGAAACGGCTTTGACGGCGGTGTCGCGCATGAACGACCGGGTGCAGGGATGGCTGTTCGACCCGAGCAAGCTGGCGCCCACGTATCCCGACTCGATGATCACGCGGCCGTTTCCCTTCAACGCCTATTACGGCGAGGATGAAGTGGAAGAGGTCGATGGCGAGGCCTGGCGCCTGGAATTGAGCGGCTTGATCGCCGACAAGAAAGCGTGGACCTTGCCGCAACTGCGCGCCTTGCCGCAGGAAACGCAAGTCACGCGCCACATCTGCGTGGAAGGCTGGAGCGCCATCGGCAAGTGGGGCGGCGTGCCGTTTTCCCATTTCCTCAAGCGGGTGGGCGCCGACACGACGGCGAAATATATCGGCTTCAAGTGCGCCGATGATTATTTTACGAGCATCGACATGGCCACGGCCCTGCATCCGCAAACCATCATGGCCCTGAGCTACGACGGCCAGGAATTGCCGCCCAAGTATGGCTACCCGATGAAACTGCGCATGCCGACCAAGCTGGGCTACAAGAACCCCAAACACATCCAGGCCATTTTCGTGACGAATACGTATCCGGGAGGGTATTGGGAAAATCAGGGCTACAACTGGTTTGGCGGCTCTTGA
- a CDS encoding MFS transporter, with the protein MNEPSLAALSPEVPPSDKPIRRRSLFAACSAHAVHDGLTDVIYVLLPIWQAQFAISYAMVGLLRGSYSGMMAGFQLLASRMARRWGRERLLVGGTALAGVAYLVAGQAGGLAVLLFALLLGGLGASTQHPLASSIVTDTHEAGGGVKEALSHYNFAGDIGKTLIPALVGLLLLVCSWQASVSLLGLLGLAAAGLLWWLLPKPGDIQASRQKVSKPIAGNGSPASFRALLATGTLDSAVRMGFLTFLPFLLKSKGAGTAGIGVALSLLFVGGAFGKLLCGYLGARIGMMKTVWLTESMTSLLIVAALWLPLAGVMAMLPLLGLALNGTSSVLYGAVPELAEPGKREHAFALFYTGSIGGGALSPVLFGALGDHTSVPTALLVLAAVLLLTLPLAWKVQRGLAHGAAK; encoded by the coding sequence ATGAACGAACCATCGCTTGCCGCGCTGTCCCCCGAAGTACCTCCCTCCGACAAACCGATACGCCGCCGCTCGCTGTTCGCCGCCTGCAGTGCGCATGCCGTGCACGACGGATTGACGGACGTGATCTATGTGCTGCTGCCCATCTGGCAGGCGCAGTTTGCCATCAGCTATGCCATGGTGGGCCTGCTGCGGGGATCGTACTCGGGCATGATGGCCGGTTTCCAGCTGCTGGCCAGCCGCATGGCCAGGCGCTGGGGGCGCGAACGCCTGCTGGTGGGCGGCACGGCGCTGGCCGGCGTCGCCTACCTGGTCGCGGGGCAGGCGGGCGGCCTGGCCGTGCTGCTGTTCGCCTTGCTGCTGGGCGGCCTGGGCGCCAGCACCCAGCATCCGCTGGCCTCGTCCATCGTCACCGACACGCACGAGGCGGGCGGCGGCGTGAAGGAAGCGCTGTCGCACTACAACTTTGCCGGCGATATCGGCAAGACCCTGATCCCCGCGCTGGTGGGCTTGCTGTTGCTGGTGTGCAGCTGGCAAGCCAGCGTCTCGCTGCTGGGCTTGCTGGGCCTGGCGGCGGCCGGCTTGCTGTGGTGGCTGTTGCCCAAGCCGGGCGACATCCAGGCCAGCCGGCAAAAAGTCAGCAAACCCATCGCGGGCAATGGCTCGCCCGCGAGTTTCCGCGCCTTGCTGGCCACGGGCACCCTGGACAGCGCCGTGCGCATGGGTTTTCTCACTTTCCTGCCATTCCTGCTGAAAAGCAAGGGTGCCGGCACGGCCGGCATCGGCGTGGCCTTATCGTTGCTGTTCGTGGGCGGCGCCTTCGGCAAGCTGCTGTGCGGCTATCTGGGCGCGCGCATCGGCATGATGAAAACCGTATGGCTGACGGAATCGATGACCTCGCTGCTGATCGTGGCGGCTCTGTGGCTGCCGCTGGCCGGCGTCATGGCCATGCTGCCCTTGCTGGGGCTGGCGCTGAACGGCACCTCGTCCGTACTGTACGGCGCCGTGCCGGAACTGGCCGAGCCCGGCAAGCGCGAGCACGCGTTTGCCCTGTTCTACACGGGCAGCATCGGCGGCGGAGCGCTGTCGCCCGTGCTGTTTGGCGCGCTGGGCGACCATACGAGCGTGCCCACGGCCTTGCTGGTGCTGGCGGCCGTGTTGCTGCTCACTTTACCGTTGGCGTGGAAGGTGCAGCGGGGTTTGGCGCACGGCGCCGCCAAATGA
- a CDS encoding pentapeptide MXKDX repeat protein: MKTTITAIIASAILMSGAAFAQDAMKKEPMAKDASADAMHKDAMGKDGMKKPMAKKHMKKDHMAKDGMAKDGMKKDEMKKDGMAKDAMAK; the protein is encoded by the coding sequence ATGAAAACCACCATCACCGCCATCATCGCTTCCGCCATCCTCATGTCGGGCGCCGCTTTCGCCCAGGACGCCATGAAAAAAGAGCCGATGGCCAAGGACGCTTCGGCCGATGCCATGCACAAGGATGCGATGGGCAAGGACGGCATGAAAAAGCCGATGGCCAAGAAGCACATGAAAAAAGACCACATGGCCAAGGATGGCATGGCGAAAGACGGCATGAAAAAGGATGAAATGAAGAAAGATGGCATGGCCAAGGATGCGATGGCCAAGTAA
- a CDS encoding cytochrome b/b6 domain-containing protein: MNGQANVIHPAWLRITHWLNAVAVVVLATSGWRIYNAAPFFPFELPRTLTLGGWLGGALQWHFAAMWLLVANGLLYLLINIVSGRLRRQFFPLSPRALLADFAAALKGKLAHADPRHYNMVQRAAYLFVMLDCIVLVLSGLVLWKSVQFPILRELLGGYESARRVHFIAMALLVGFVGVHLLMVALVPRTLVAMLRGR, from the coding sequence ATGAACGGGCAAGCAAACGTGATCCACCCCGCCTGGCTGCGCATCACGCACTGGCTCAATGCCGTGGCCGTCGTGGTGCTGGCGACCAGCGGCTGGCGCATCTATAACGCGGCGCCATTCTTCCCGTTCGAGCTGCCGCGCACCCTGACCCTGGGCGGCTGGCTGGGCGGCGCCCTGCAGTGGCATTTCGCCGCCATGTGGCTGCTGGTGGCCAATGGCTTGCTGTATCTGCTGATTAACATCGTCTCGGGACGGCTGCGGCGCCAGTTCTTTCCCTTGTCGCCGCGCGCGCTGCTGGCCGATTTTGCGGCCGCGCTGAAGGGCAAGCTGGCCCACGCGGACCCGCGCCACTACAACATGGTACAGCGCGCCGCCTACCTGTTCGTCATGCTCGACTGCATCGTGCTGGTGCTGTCCGGCCTGGTGCTGTGGAAATCCGTGCAGTTTCCCATCTTGCGCGAGCTGCTGGGCGGCTACGAGAGCGCGCGCAGGGTCCACTTCATCGCCATGGCGCTGCTGGTGGGCTTTGTCGGCGTGCACCTGCTGATGGTGGCGCTGGTGCCGCGCACCCTGGTCGCCATGCTGCGCGGCCGCTAA
- a CDS encoding DUF1223 domain-containing protein, translating to MDIKHRLATLLLPVLSMAVVAPAMAQMAAGQRCAVQSGPQTAALVELYSSEGCSSCPPADQRLSALRKEAGVASLIVPLALHVTYWDQIGWTDPLAQAQFDARQAELLRHQPRHVAYTPQFFVGGTELRSWDRQLPSAIRRINATAAPVKIDLSATPGPGSKLLLEADASAPDARTGGQLYVAISESAIVSKVLRGENRGATLQHDAAVRLWLGPVALAQGRALLRREVKLPASWRPEQLQVVAFVQRADSSAILQAVSTASCAKGAM from the coding sequence ATGGACATCAAGCACCGCCTTGCAACACTGCTTTTACCCGTCCTGAGCATGGCCGTGGTCGCCCCGGCCATGGCGCAAATGGCGGCCGGCCAGCGCTGCGCCGTGCAAAGCGGGCCGCAGACGGCGGCCCTGGTGGAACTCTACAGCAGCGAAGGCTGCTCCAGTTGTCCGCCCGCCGACCAGCGCCTGAGCGCCTTGCGCAAGGAAGCGGGAGTGGCCAGCCTGATCGTGCCGCTGGCCTTGCACGTCACCTACTGGGACCAGATCGGCTGGACGGACCCGCTGGCGCAGGCGCAATTCGATGCGCGCCAGGCCGAACTGCTGCGCCACCAGCCGCGCCACGTGGCCTATACGCCGCAGTTCTTCGTGGGCGGCACGGAATTGCGCAGCTGGGATAGGCAGCTGCCATCCGCCATCCGCCGCATCAACGCGACCGCCGCGCCCGTCAAGATTGACCTGTCCGCCACGCCGGGGCCGGGTAGCAAGCTGCTGCTGGAAGCTGATGCCAGCGCGCCGGATGCGCGGACGGGCGGCCAGCTATATGTGGCCATCAGCGAAAGCGCCATCGTGTCCAAGGTGCTGCGCGGCGAAAACCGGGGCGCCACCCTGCAGCACGATGCGGCCGTGCGCCTGTGGCTGGGACCGGTTGCGCTGGCGCAAGGCCGCGCCCTGCTGCGCCGCGAAGTCAAGCTGCCCGCCAGTTGGCGTCCGGAACAGCTGCAAGTGGTGGCCTTCGTGCAGCGGGCCGACAGCAGCGCCATCCTGCAAGCCGTCAGCACGGCATCCTGCGCGAAGGGAGCGATGTGA
- a CDS encoding DUF4331 domain-containing protein → MSLLHSKTALGAALLGNLLALALAPSAYASSHREAPFITQNPKVDATDFYMFRSYETGRGAYTTLVADYIPLQDAYGGPNYFAMDPNALYEIHIDNNGDGKEDLTFQFRFTNTIKDGQFTVGGKKVSIPLVINGGAIDTVNPAGLNVRETYSVTVVRGDRRTGMRSSVTNATGGGTTFDKPVDYIGTKAIPNYAAYAAQHVYTVNIPGCATPARLFVGQRKDPFVVNLGETFDLINIKAPATEFAANAESAAKDDLARKNVTAIEMEVPTACLTAGSDPVIGGWTTASLRQGRLLNPAPGTTTAASKEGGAWVQVSRLGMPLVNELVIGLKDKDRFNASKPSGDAQFADYVTNPTAPALVEVLFGSAGAKAPTNFPRNDLVATFLTGINGVNQPVTVTASEMLRLNTSIAATNVGAQNRLGVIGGDNAGFPNGRRPGDDVVDVVLRVAMGKLCTLNIGCAPADAPAGGLHFTDGAFLDETSFTAGFPYLKNPVAGSPQL, encoded by the coding sequence ATGTCATTGTTACACTCGAAAACCGCACTGGGCGCCGCCCTCCTGGGCAACCTGCTGGCCTTGGCCCTCGCGCCATCGGCCTACGCTTCCAGCCACCGCGAAGCGCCGTTCATCACGCAAAACCCCAAGGTCGACGCCACCGACTTCTATATGTTCCGCAGCTATGAAACGGGACGCGGGGCCTACACCACGCTGGTGGCCGACTATATTCCCCTGCAGGATGCCTACGGCGGCCCGAATTACTTCGCCATGGACCCGAACGCGCTGTACGAAATTCATATCGACAACAATGGCGACGGCAAGGAAGACCTCACCTTCCAGTTCCGCTTCACCAACACGATCAAGGATGGCCAGTTCACCGTGGGCGGCAAGAAAGTCTCGATTCCGCTCGTCATCAACGGCGGCGCCATCGACACCGTCAACCCGGCCGGCCTGAACGTGCGCGAAACCTATAGCGTGACCGTGGTGCGGGGCGACCGCCGCACGGGCATGCGCAGCAGCGTGACCAACGCCACGGGCGGCGGCACGACCTTCGACAAGCCCGTCGACTACATCGGCACCAAGGCCATCCCCAACTATGCCGCGTATGCCGCGCAACACGTCTACACGGTGAATATCCCCGGCTGCGCCACGCCGGCGCGCCTGTTCGTCGGCCAGCGCAAGGACCCGTTCGTCGTGAACCTGGGCGAAACGTTCGACTTGATCAACATCAAGGCGCCCGCCACGGAGTTTGCCGCGAATGCGGAGTCGGCCGCCAAGGATGACCTGGCCCGGAAAAACGTCACGGCCATCGAGATGGAAGTGCCGACCGCCTGCCTGACGGCGGGCAGCGATCCCGTCATCGGCGGCTGGACCACGGCCAGCCTGCGCCAGGGCCGTTTGCTGAACCCCGCGCCGGGCACCACCACCGCGGCGTCGAAGGAAGGCGGCGCCTGGGTGCAAGTGTCGCGCCTGGGCATGCCGCTGGTCAATGAACTGGTGATCGGCCTGAAGGACAAGGACCGCTTCAACGCCAGCAAGCCGTCGGGCGACGCGCAATTTGCCGATTACGTCACCAACCCCACGGCGCCAGCCCTCGTGGAAGTGCTGTTCGGCTCGGCAGGCGCCAAGGCGCCCACCAACTTCCCCCGCAACGACCTGGTCGCCACCTTCCTGACAGGCATCAATGGCGTGAACCAGCCCGTCACCGTGACGGCCTCGGAAATGCTGCGCCTGAACACCTCGATCGCGGCCACCAACGTCGGTGCGCAAAACCGCCTCGGCGTCATCGGCGGCGATAACGCGGGCTTCCCGAACGGCCGCCGCCCCGGCGACGACGTGGTCGACGTGGTCCTGCGCGTGGCCATGGGCAAGCTGTGCACCCTGAACATCGGCTGCGCCCCGGCCGACGCCCCCGCCGGCGGCCTGCACTTCACGGATGGCGCCTTCCTCGACGAAACGTCGTTCACGGCCGGTTTCCCCTACCTGAAAAATCCCGTGGCCGGTTCGCCGCAGCTGTAA
- a CDS encoding tetratricopeptide repeat protein codes for MKTPISLLCACLPLLALAAPYTPKDGSAVIEQLPRRADATQLALRSLRQQLDAKPQDLALASGLAQRYIALARSDTDPRYLGYAQAALAPWWRQAAPPVPVRLLRATILQSTHRFGPALQDLDAVIAQEPGNGQAWLTRATVLTVQGDYAKATASCARLSALTTQLVTVTCLANIASVTGRAAASERLLELTLQRSAGAAPELESWAATLLAEMATRRGEWALAEARYTKALAQQPRDSYLLGAYADFLLDRQRPQEVAKLLKEQQRIDALLLRYALALQALPSQQPAFLAAKAELAARFNAAMQRGDTVHQREQARFALFLQQDIPVALQLAQKNWAIQKEVPDMRILLEASLAARNYAAAQPVLAWIAANGVEDVALQRLVRQLGPQDGQKISFNKKAGTL; via the coding sequence ATGAAAACACCGATTTCCCTGTTGTGCGCCTGCCTGCCCTTGCTGGCCCTGGCCGCGCCCTACACGCCGAAAGACGGCAGCGCCGTCATCGAACAGCTGCCGCGCCGCGCCGACGCCACGCAGCTGGCCCTGCGCAGCCTGCGCCAGCAACTCGACGCCAAACCGCAAGACCTGGCGCTGGCCAGCGGCCTGGCGCAGCGCTACATTGCCCTGGCCCGCAGCGACACGGATCCGCGCTACCTCGGTTATGCGCAAGCGGCGCTGGCGCCCTGGTGGCGGCAAGCGGCGCCACCCGTCCCCGTGCGCCTGCTGCGCGCCACCATCTTGCAAAGCACCCACCGTTTCGGCCCCGCGCTGCAGGATCTCGACGCCGTCATCGCGCAGGAGCCAGGCAACGGCCAGGCCTGGCTGACGCGCGCCACCGTGCTCACCGTGCAGGGCGACTACGCGAAGGCGACGGCCAGCTGCGCCCGGCTGTCGGCCTTGACAACGCAGCTCGTCACCGTCACCTGCCTTGCCAACATCGCCAGCGTCACGGGCCGCGCCGCGGCCAGCGAGCGCTTGCTGGAACTGACCTTGCAGCGTAGCGCCGGCGCGGCGCCCGAACTGGAAAGCTGGGCAGCAACACTGCTGGCGGAAATGGCCACGCGGCGCGGAGAGTGGGCGCTGGCCGAAGCCCGCTACACCAAGGCGCTGGCGCAGCAGCCGCGCGACAGCTATCTGCTGGGCGCCTACGCGGATTTCCTGCTCGACCGGCAGCGCCCGCAGGAAGTCGCCAAGCTGCTGAAAGAGCAGCAGCGCATCGATGCCCTGCTGCTGCGCTACGCGCTGGCCCTGCAGGCGCTGCCCAGCCAGCAGCCGGCCTTCCTGGCGGCGAAAGCGGAACTGGCAGCCCGCTTCAACGCCGCCATGCAACGGGGCGACACCGTGCACCAGCGCGAACAGGCCCGCTTCGCCCTGTTCTTGCAGCAGGATATCCCCGTCGCCCTGCAACTGGCGCAGAAAAACTGGGCCATCCAGAAGGAAGTGCCCGACATGCGCATCTTGCTGGAAGCATCGCTGGCCGCGCGCAACTATGCGGCGGCACAGCCCGTGCTGGCCTGGATCGCGGCCAATGGCGTGGAAGACGTGGCCCTGCAGCGCCTCGTCAGGCAGCTGGGGCCGCAGGATGGGCAGAAGATCAGTTTTAACAAGAAAGCGGGGACCCTGTGA
- a CDS encoding sigma-70 family RNA polymerase sigma factor yields the protein MQRIPVSKHLHGTELRLHGLMLRGLDGDAAAYRSFLQASSQHLRAFFRRRLQRWPDEVEDLVQECLLAIHNQRLTYDTGVPLTSWIHAIARYKLIDWLRRHGRREAQHLPYDEEDSAQELFSSADAEAAEASRDLGKLLATLPAQQRGAIVHTKLDGWSVRDTAAAMGISEASVKVAVHRGLKALAANLRIEGNTP from the coding sequence ATGCAACGAATACCTGTAAGCAAACACCTGCATGGCACGGAATTGCGGCTGCATGGCCTGATGCTGCGCGGGCTCGATGGCGATGCGGCGGCCTACCGCAGTTTTTTGCAGGCAAGCAGCCAGCACTTGCGCGCGTTTTTCCGGCGCCGCCTGCAGCGCTGGCCGGACGAGGTGGAAGACCTGGTGCAGGAGTGTCTGCTGGCCATCCACAACCAGCGCCTGACGTATGACACGGGCGTGCCGCTGACGTCGTGGATTCATGCGATCGCGCGCTATAAATTGATCGACTGGCTGCGCCGGCATGGGCGGCGCGAGGCGCAGCACTTGCCGTACGACGAAGAAGATAGCGCGCAAGAACTGTTTTCCAGCGCCGATGCCGAGGCTGCCGAGGCCAGCCGCGACCTGGGCAAGCTGCTGGCCACCTTGCCGGCGCAGCAGCGCGGCGCCATCGTGCATACCAAGCTCGACGGCTGGTCCGTGCGCGACACGGCGGCCGCCATGGGCATTTCGGAAGCGAGCGTCAAAGTGGCCGTGCATCGCGGCTTGAAGGCACTGGCGGCCAATTTAAGAATTGAAGGAAACACACCATGA